The following is a genomic window from Apodemus sylvaticus chromosome 10, mApoSyl1.1, whole genome shotgun sequence.
ATTGACTTATAAAATGTTATGGTAGCTCCTGTCCCTGTAGTCCAGATCAGGAAGACTGCCATCACACTACTGTGGTTTTCTGGTCAGGTTAGCTGCCAGCAACACTATTACCcatgctgttgctgctgctgctgctattcctcttccttctcctcctcctcctcctcctcctcctcctcctcctcctcctcctcctcctcttccctggggATGAGGAGTACTTCCCAATCTTTACAGATGCCTCATGGTTACCTCGACCACCTTCAGTTGTTCCTAAGACCACCAGGTCTACTCAGATGACTAGTGTGGGTTATCCCTGAATTTGTTGAAAAGACACTTAGTGGGTAGGGCTGTAACTTGGTGGGAGATATTTAACTTGAAAACCCAAGACCCTGCATCCAGTTCACAGAGCCGTGGGTAGGAGGGAGAGCTACTTGGCTCACGTCACCCAGATGTAGCGAGGTTCTGTAGAACAGCGACTGCAAAGTCAGGTATGGACTCTCTAGGGCTTTCAGAGGGGAGATAGCCTTTGGGTTTGGAGAATGTGAATCTTTGTCTCTTTTCTGGATTTAGCTAGAAAGTCTGAAAGTGGAATTAGATGAAGCAAGGCTTAGTGAAAAGCAGCTGCAGCAGAAGCTGGATCGCCAGGGTGAACTTCTCTCTCACAAGTCGGAAGAACTTCGGCTAATGTCTGAGCAGCGAGCACTCAATAACATGTCTTCGGAGCTGCTGGCTCTGCAGGCTGAGCTAACTGACATGGAAGGTGCGAAGGTAATTTATAACTCAGGTGTTGTCTTGTTGTACTTTAGAATAGTCCTGCATGTTCTTGTAATTGTTTTTAAGAACTAGTTTGAGGACTGAAATGGTTTTTGATGCAACCAAAATCATGCTGCAGAACTTTCAGGTGTGGATTGCttcattcttaaaataatttgtattttatgatTATGTGAGGCAGATTTATATTCTGGAAACTCTGGGATCATTTATAGGCATTTATTctgacctgagtttgggtcttaAAAGCCTAGATAAAATATTAGCACAGTAGAAATTAAAGTGCATGTCAATATGGAGTTTTCATTTCAACTAAagataattaaaacttaaaattcacAGGAAAAGGGGAGCTTTTCCAAGGTATTTTTGTTGGCTctttgctaaaaataaaatatacttggcAACCTTTGAACGGTTTTGTTTTAGTGTAGGTTGGGAACCAGTTATAAGTACTGGATCAACTGCTGAGTGAGAAATGATGTCTGTGTTCCTGTTGAACAGAATGCCCTCAAAGAAGAGGTGAACGAACTGCAGTACAAACAAGAGCAGCTGGAGTGTCTCAATGCTTCCTTACTGCACCAGGTCGACAGGcttaaggaagagaaagaggagcgAGAGAGGGAAGCGGTCTCTTACTGTAATGCCTTGGAGGTATGGCGAGGACCACCATGCTTCCCGGCAGTCCCCATGCCTCTGCTGGGCTCCACTACTGAAACTGGCTTCTTTTCCACCTAGAAAGCTCGCGTGGAAAATCAGGATCTTCAGGTGCAGCTGGGGCATGCACTTCAGCAGGCGGCAGACCCCAACAGCAAAGGAAACTCTCTCTTCGCAGAGGTACTTGCAAGCGCTCTCCTGACTGAGCTGACTGGACTGGCTTCTCATTTACTATAAGAACACGCACGTTAATCTGTTCCAGGTGGAGGATCGAAGGGTGGCAATGGAACGGCAGCTCACCTTGATGAAGGACAAATACCGCTCACTGAAGAGGCAAAATGCGTTCACCAGAGAGCAGATGAACAAGATGAAGGTATAGACTGGTAAAGGCTTTCACATCTGCAGCCCTAGCACTGCGTATGCAAGTATATACAGGAACATTTCCTTCAGAAAGTATACTCACATGATTATTTGTTGAATTGCatgattcttatttttttatttaaaaaaaaaaaaatcttggggcCGCAGCTGCTGATTGCTTTAGCAGTTCCTCACTGACTTGGCCAGGTAGACACTGAGTCTTGTCCAGTTGGAATGAGAGATAGTTGATTTTTCCCTCATAACACAGTGTCTTCTTGAGCATAACACTGTTTCCTGCTTCATCTAGACTTACTCTCTCGCCAGTTCTCACACGAAGGCCTAGTAGGCTTTATTAGAATCTATACTGCGCGTGGCCCCTTGTCCCTACAGCTCATTAAGTCGGTGTAGACTGTCTGAGTTGGAAGgctctttcttcatttcctcattCCAGTCAAGCGAGAAGTTAAGAAGAAGCTTGTAGCACTGAGAAAAATACAGTCGTGTCTGGACCTGTCCTTTGGCTCTGACTCCTCCTCCCTTTTGCCCGATGCTGCTAAAGGAGTAATGGATTGCTAGAAAGGcatctattttcttgttttttctttataagtgtTTACAAAGCAATGACCAAATTCAGGAATTGGACTTGGGAGTTAGACGAGCTACTCAAGATGTGGTGTTAGGGTTCATGTGTAAGTGGGAGGGTGGTAGCCACCACTCACCTCTTAGAGTTGTCCTGGACTTGACATGTAGTAAAACACCTTCCcaattttgtcatttatttctgTAGATAACTTAACAATTTCCTCACTTAATTACAAATTTTGGAAAATTCCCCGTAGGCCATGTGGAGCAGGCGTGGTGTGGCCAGTCTCCTGCACTGTCAGAATCAGCATGCTCCCAGGCCTACAGAATGTAGTCTAATGTGCATCTCATGGACACATAAATAATTGTATTAAAGATTTCAGATAAGCATGAAAAAATAGTCAAATTCTCCAAAGTTAGATTCAGAATAAAACTTTTCATGCAAATGTTTTCAGATTATGAGATGAAAAAGAACTATTTACTTTCCAACATGAATTCAAATCTTGGAACATAAAACATATGCCAGAAATATGTTTACCAGGATCTCGATTTGATTGgggtatgtgattttttttttcctagttacaAATCTCCACGTTGCTGAGGATGAGGGGATCACAAACTGAATTTGAGCAGCAGGAGCGGTTGTTTGCCATGGTAGAACAGAAGAATGGGGAAATAAAACACCTCTTAGGGGAAATTAATAAACTGGAGAAATTTAAGGTATATGTAACATCTTTTCAAAAGCATAGTCAAATTCTGTGAATTGAATTTCTCAATGTTTTTTAGCTTCCATAGTTTATTATGCAATCTACTTTCTGTTGCAGTACAAGTTGACCCAATGTTTAAATtctcttgaactcacagcaatctctCAGTCCTATATATATGATGTGAAGTCAGTTACAGCTTCATGTGTTAAATGTGGCCCCAGTGAGATGCAGGTTTATCAGAAACCGAGTTGCTACGTGTGCATGCATCTCTTGACATTTTCTGGGTATTGGTTTACCTCTGTAGAGCAGTGTTATTATTTAAGTTACAGGGGTTATGTAggatatgcttttatttttagttttagacTTTATTTCCCTTAGTTTTTTCTTCATGATGCTCCAGTTATTTTTGTTGATGCTCTACATGTTTGCTTTCCTGTTGTCTAATGCAcaatagcccccccccccacacacacacactgtactttGAAATTAGGAGGATTGGGGTTTCTGTGGCCTATAAAATTGCTTGCAATTTTTTGAAGAAatttacccccacccccatccccaagagaaatacagagaattttcttcagtgctgggaaATGGATGGTGGGCTATCAAAGGAGCTTAAGTTTCCTCTCCATGGCTTTCCGTTTAATGACTTTCTCTAAAGTCCAGAATTGGACCCAGCAGTCATTGCTTTTCCATTGTAAGAGCtagaagaggggaggggtgggagctGGTGTGGTTGGGAGCCTTAGTCTCAGAATTAAACATATTATTTTCATGTCCATGTCAAATTGAGCCACTTTCCTTACGTGAAAAAGGGAGGCTGCTGATTCTCCCTACCCCAGAAGGAGGTGGATTAGGAAGATTAGGCTAGCATGGCAGCTTCTAGCTGATGAGTACCTTAGTGGTGCTGCTGCCCCTGGAGCAGACCTGGGCTGCAGTCTGCTTTGTGTAACAAGAGTGCTTGCTTTCACTAGAGCTTATATGAAAGTGTGGACTCCAAACCTTCTGCATCAGACCACGATTGTACTCTAGAAGACAGCACCTATTATGCAGAGTTACTTCAGCTGAAGCTTGATAAACTAAAGTAAGTGTTTGTGATTGTGAAGACACAGATGAAGGGGTTTGCTTGCTTATAATACTTATaatactgatttcttttttaactgtCAAAAATTTCAGAAGAAAGTCAATAAAAATCTTTGTGCAGCATATGGGTTTATATAAAGTATGTATTTTATGTTCAGCATCTAGTTACTAAGTGAAAGGGATTCTAAATTTCTCAGTTAGAATTTAAGAATAAATTCCAAATAATTCAAAAATGTACGTGTTCATTTGggaaaaatattttctccattttcttaaaGGATGCTGTAAAAAGCACGTGGAGGTTGCATTGCTAGGACTTATTTAATTGTTCATTGTTTCTTTATTGCTAAAATCTCAGAAAAAGTGCCTTTTTAACACACAAGGTTTATCCCACCATGTCTGTGGCATGtattattttcatattcattAATTATTCTTTCCTGTTACTgtagcaaagaaaatgaaagcacgAAGGGCGAGCTGTCCATCCAGAGGATGAAGGCATTATTTGAGAGCCAGCGGGCCCTGGATCTTGAGCGGAAACTGTTTGCAAATGAAAGACACCTGCAGCTCTCAGAAAGTGAAAACATGAAACTGAGAGCTAAGGTAGACGAACTCAAGCTGAAGTACGAACCCGAAGGTGTGTTTAGTAGGCTCTTACCTTTCAAATCGAGAGTAGCTCTGAGAAACAAAGTATTTTGTGTCACTATAAACCAACTTGTTATTATGTATTTgtagtacagtgtagctgtcaaATGTGTAGGAAAATTAAGAGAATTGGTTACTACATAAACATGAATATAGTCATGTTTTCTCTTAGGATATCTGAGTTCAACACAATGAATAGCAAGGGCTTAATGTTTTCTCCTTTAAGATTGTAGTATCTTAGGGTGTCCCAAAGAGTTTTGAAGGTACTTTGAGGAAGGGTCTCACTGcatagttcaggctagcctcataTTCATAATCTTATTTATTCTCCTGAGTGAGATCATAGTTGCCCAAGCCCAACTCAAAGAGTTCATTTTTGTGAAGCAGCTGAATCTGAGAGCTAGACCAATTAAGTTTGATTATAGAAGAACTAAGCCAGGCTTAGGTTCAGTGACTTacatcttccttcctctcccctctgaaCCTCTGGAGGAGCATTCCAGGACTGGTGGAGTACTGTGCATCTTAGGATCCAGGCTCTGTAGAGGTTGTCTGCTGTCATTCTCCTGAGCAGAAATTAGTCATGTGTCCCAGGACTCACCACAAGAAATGCTGAGAAGATGAAGTGTTGGCCTCAGAAGCTATCTGTATTGAGAGTTCTTACTGTTTTTCTTCTGACACAAAGTGATTGGACACAATTATTAGGGGCGATGTGATGTTTCCACTTATGTATGTGTTGTATAATGATCAAATCAAGGTAAATTAATATCCATCCCTGTAGATACATCTCAGAACTACTCATGATTTAAGTTTTATCTTATACTTTTATCCCTTTGAAGTTGGGAAAACTCTGAAagttttctttctaactctgtcaTGCATAGTACATTACTGTTGACTGTGGCTGTTAGAGCTTCcatttttaaacatgtatttattactctagcatgtatgtgtgcatgattgTGGTGATGGGATACCAACATTGTAAGGCTGGtttcctctttctgcctctgtagTTTCTGGATCTTGAAGTTCCATTCTCAGATAGAGACAAGCAGCTACgcagtgagccatctcactagtgCCTATTTTGCCCTTGTATAAAATCACATAGTTTGTGAGGTattttgcttttgggtttttaTCACTTGTAGGTGCTCATGTTTTATCAGGTGTGTAATTTGCCGACGTTTCCTTGCACCCTGTAGATTCTCTTCATTCTTGCCTTTGCTGTTGCAGGAGTGTTGGGGTGATAGGGCCTCCCTcatgtttctttttgctttgatTGCTCACACTTTCTTCACTAGTGTAGTCATGGAGCGATCACCCTGTTTTCTTAGTGCAATGAATTGAAAAAATCCTCCTTTCCCTGTTACATGTTTGGACTTTGTGAGCATAGGGGCTGTGTGTTGGTGGGTTAATTACTTCccggatttctttttttttttcttttctaaattctttgtttatattccaaaacactttcccctttcccagttcccccctccccatatgtcccataagccttctctacacccatactccaaccacctccctcctttttctctgtcctggtattcccctacaatgctggatcaggcctttccaggatcaggaccctctccatacttcttcatgggagtcatttgatatgctacttgtgtcttgggtagtcagagcttctgggctagttaatatccacttatcagtgattgcattccacgtatattcttttgtgattgggttatctcacttagggtgatattttccagttccaaccatttgcttaaaatttcatgaattcattgtttttaattgctgagtagtattccattgtgtaaatataccacattttctgtatccattcctccattgagggacatctgggttctttccagcttctggctactacaaatagggctgctatgaacatagtggagcatgtgtccttattgcatgctgaagaatcctctggatatatgcccagtagtggtataacagggtcctcaggaagtgacatgcccagttttctgaggaacctccagactgatttccagagtggttgtaccttcttgcaatcccactagcagtggaggagtgttcctctttctccacatcctcgccaacacctgttgtctcctgagtttttaaccttagccattctgactggtgtgaggtgaaatcttagggttgttttgatttgcatttccctaatgactaatgatgttaagcatttcttaaggtgcttcttagccatccaaatttcttcaggtgaaaattctttgtttagatctgcaccccattttttaatagggttatttggttccctggggtctagcttctttagtttcttgtatatattggatattagccctctatcggatgtagggttggtgagatcttttcccagttcgttggttgccgttttgtccttttgacagtgtcctttgccttacagaaactttgtaattttatgaggtcccatttatcaattcttgatcttagcgcataagctattggtgttcttctgttcaggaacttttcccctgtgcccatgtcctcaagggtcttccccagtttcttttttattagtttcaatgtgtctggttttacatggaggttcttgatccacttggagttgagcttagtacaaggagataagaatggatcaatttgcaatcttctgcatgctgacctccagttgaaccagcaccatttgttgagagggctatcttttttccactggatgttttctgctcctttgtcgaagatcaagtgaccataggtgtgtggattcatttctgggtcttcaattctattccattggtccacttatctgttgctgtgccaataccatgtggtttttaacactattgctctgtagtactgcttgaggtctggttcTGTTCAGCTCTGTTACTCAGTGTTTCTTCTATTGCTGGTTTCCTTGGGGTCAGAAAACATTTGATGGGGCCTTGGTTTGAGTttggttcttgtttgtttctcttcagaaCTGTTTTTTTCCCTACTGTGTGCTCTTCATATGCAGTAGAGAAGATGGAAATTCTACAGCTGTTGGATAGACAGCTGTAGAATTTATATCAGCTCCCTTGAAGGCTAGCGTGCACTTGAAATGCAGTGTTGCTGACTTTGTCTGGATGACTTCCATGGCTGTAAGTGGAGTGTTGCCCTCCACAGTTGCTTATCCCGCTGTCTCTCTAATACAGATCTGATCACGCTTGCATGCAGTGCTTCTATTTAGAGTTATGCTACAGACCTGGTCTGGGCCCCTTGATCATTCTTTAATGTCCCAGTCTTCTGGTTTTGATGTGAAGTTTATTTGACTTGACACAAATACCTCACTTTCTCTGGTGGagtacatttttattcattcttatcCTTGCAGATGAAGCGAGTGTCATGTCAGCAGCATGATTTGCTCTTGTTTTTCTAATCCCTTCAGCCACTCTCTGTCTTTTAATTAGATTATGTAATCTGCATCCAGGACAATTACTGATCGCTAAGAACTTGGTGCTGCCACACCCCTGGTTGTTTTCTGGTaggtcttttcttcctttcttctctcctactGTCTTCATTGCTGAGTGATGTTTCTCATTCATTATGTTTGGTTCCATGCCTtagattttaacttttttatttataattaccatGAGGCTTGTAAAGaacatttaataattaaaacaagTTATATTGAACAGAACTGTGACAGTtttaaatacaaaggaaaaaaaaacccttcacttagctccatttctctccttggttttaattttgttgtCAAGTTTcaaatctttttatatttcttatccCATAACAATTGATTGAATTGTTCCTTTGTTAGTGTTGTTTTTAAATCTCCCTGCTCAGGGAATAGGAGCTGAGGCTCTCAAGTCTGAATAGCCAAGGATTTTCTCTAAGCATTTCGGGTGTTAAACCTTCAGATGTGTCTTCTCCCCCACCCGAGATTTGTTTATttccatgtgtatgggtgttttgtctgcatgtatgtctatacaccatgtacatgcctggcacctgcagaggtcagaagaggataacCTGGTTAGATGAGtaacctggaactggagttcaggatagttgtgagctgctgtgagtgttgagaattgaactcagggcctcggaagagcagctagtgccgTGAACCACTGAGCCGTGTCCTTCCACCCCACCTCACATGGTTTCATGGGACACATTAgcatcttctccctttccttttgagCATCCTTTAGCTTTTATTGGGGAGTGGTGTCGgtggcttttttctttggttCTCTGAGGTTCACTGGGACGCTGCCGTCCCCTCACCCACCCCGTGCTGCTCATAGGATGTTCTCTTTAACCTTTGAGAATTTGACTCTGAGCTAGGTCTGACCAGACTTTTGACCTTCTCGCCTTTTTACATGTCTTGGGTTTATAAGGTTTCCTGTTATTTCTTTGAATAAACTTTGCACTATTGTCATTCTCGAGTTCTCTTCTGTGTCATCAGCATTGACACATCTCCTAAACTGctggtgttttctttcttccttccttctcactcattttctctttctttattttcaaacAGCCTGTCATTAAGACTGACTGTTCTGTACTCTGCTTGACCAGTTCTGGCCTTTATTGTCATCTACTTCACTTTTcagttactgtttttttttttttccctcatatGTTTCATTATCTGCATCTGGTTTGAAGTTTTCTAGATTTTCTTAAATGGTTACATTCTTTGTCCAGCAGACCACTCACATGCCTGTCTTAAGTTCTGTCATGAGCACCTTGTTTTGCCCTTTTTAaggtgtagctgcccgcagccacatgtaaaccgggttacctgttgagagaattttggggttatagggaagaggggcgaaaagaacgaaCGTgtggccaagtcaatgttcactgatcaaagccgtaaactttaatggcgccggaccttttaacagtttgggcaaacccttcccctcagactccaggctgagttccggtggaagttgtctagcttctcttggaggtcttcgccttgactgctccggcagctgggtgggtcacctgtttaattcagggattcctatacctggaggaacaatgaacttaacctttactacgagcgctccaccctaggtggagcaggatcctggctaactgggagaagttaaccttgaccaaagtcaaactctgaccaagtgcaagactgccccaatatggctctgtacattaaGGAACTCCATTCTTGGCTTTCTCAGTTCCAAAATGTGATGGATTGATGAATTAGGTGTTTGTTACATTCCTTGCCATTTGTCTGTGCCCGTGACTTCTGTTTCATTGCTTTGTTGGTAGTGGGGTTGGTTGTTTGGGAACTGAGCAGGCCCACTCTTTACATTCCACTTCAGCATTTATAAGTCAGGATCAGCACAGCTTAGCCATCAGTTTTGCGATAGCTCTGTGGCTGGTACAGTATCCACTCTGGATGGGCCTGTGGACAATCCATAAGAGGGCACCTAGGACGTGGGAgggtcagacacacacacaagtccaaAGGCCGTGTGGCCTATGCCTCCAGCGGTGTGAATAAAACCTATGTGTAATCTGTCAGCAATGTTTGGCAGGGACAAAAGGCTGCTGTCAAAATCTGGATATTAATTTCTGTTAGCTTGCTTTCCTTTGACTTGGGGTAGAAAAGCCCTCTGGTAGACTCCACTATGGAACAGTGCAGGATTAAAACCCCCACAAAGTGAATTAGGATGACAGGGAAGTCAAATGTCTCCATCTTCACATCATTCTTTGAGCATAGTCACTGAATTCTGTGCATGATCCCATAGTGGCTGGGGAAAAGGAAATCTTAGGCATGGAGAACAGTTTAtagttcagtctctctctctctctctctctctctctctctctctctctctctctctctctctctctgtgtgtgtgtgtgtgtgtgtgtgtgtgtgtctctgtgtttgtctttctctctttctctctctctgtgtgtgtgtctgtctttttctctctctgtgtgtgtgtgtgtctgtctgtctttctctctcttgctctgtgtgtgtgtgtgtgtgtgtgtgtgtgtgtgtgtgtgtgtgtgtgtatgctttgggGTGTGTGCCCAGTCTTCACTGTCTTACTTTTGACTTTTGGCTTGCTGAGCTgtatgaaatatttttgagtaCATGGGAGGATAATTGAGGGGATTCTACCATCTTCTTCCACCTTTCATCttgaattccttccttcctttctccttctttccttccttccttccttccttccttccttccttccttccttccttccttccttccttccttccttccttccttccttcctactttgctttgagacagggtctcactatgtagtcctggtgaGCATAGACATTGTATAATCTAGACTTGAATTCAAGAACCTACTGCTGACGCCCGctcagtactggaattaaaggcatgcaccatcatgcctggctcaaGAGTTCTACTTTTAGGTAAAAACATTTCGATGGGGGAATTAAATTAATTCTAATTACTTAGAAAATAGCGTACCTACACCGTCTTTGCAGCTGATATATTACAAACAGTGGGTTTTATTGTGTGTAAGTTGAAAATTAGAAAGTCAGTATTAAAAAATGTATGAATGCTGTGGTTCTGACCCATCTCCACCCCCAAAGGCTGGGTTAGCATGTTTTGGTTTAAGGATTCTTAACCAGGTTACCTTTGCCTAACTCTGCAGTCATCCCATAAGTCTCACCACTAGAGGGAGATTGTTCACAACAGgaagtttatatgtgtgtatgtatatatatttagtttttaaaaggcttcttttctctatcctttttttctttgactcCAATAGGCTCCTCTGATTAAGAATAATGCATTATGAATTTCAAAGGTCTGCCAACCCAGCAAACATTTGAGGTGGTGTGGGTCTGGGTGATTCAGAAACACAGTGCAAAAGAAAGGGGGGTAGGGGTGCTTGCTAAACTGAGAGCAGCAGTGTGAGCGAGGAGCCCTCCTGCTGCAGGACCTCAGACTGCTGATGGTCTGATGTTCAAAGTGAAGGACATTGATGTCGGTGGGAGAAAGGCATTAGAGCAAGTCGTCAAGTGGCTGTGGGACCCTCATAGGGCAT
Proteins encoded in this region:
- the Spdl1 gene encoding protein Spindly codes for the protein MEADITSLRNKLKECEDERLKAAHYGLQLLERQAELQSQLDKCHEEMMSTAESYNQEKYALQREVELKSRMLESLSCECEALKQQQKTQLEQLEMQLHRSHRQEVSDLRNKLESLKVELDEARLSEKQLQQKLDRQGELLSHKSEELRLMSEQRALNNMSSELLALQAELTDMEGAKNALKEEVNELQYKQEQLECLNASLLHQVDRLKEEKEEREREAVSYCNALEKARVENQDLQVQLGHALQQAADPNSKGNSLFAEVEDRRVAMERQLTLMKDKYRSLKRQNAFTREQMNKMKLQISTLLRMRGSQTEFEQQERLFAMVEQKNGEIKHLLGEINKLEKFKSLYESVDSKPSASDHDCTLEDSTYYAELLQLKLDKLNKENESTKGELSIQRMKALFESQRALDLERKLFANERHLQLSESENMKLRAKVDELKLKYEPEEKIEVPVLKKRREVLPLDIPTPEETAATTGEEFSKPPLQREEESCLSNLKDNAVQWTQQASACMQPASLSPHKSLHLDTQPRKEKKCVKLVDSPAKSEALHEQSGNTPSSPRLTAESRLPTKVTERKETTSKLEKGACKKPPNIMYVSSKSTPEMQCPQQ